The nucleotide sequence CACCGGCGGAAGGCGGCGCGATGATCAGGGCCTGGCGCAGCAATGGGTCGGTCTTTTTGAAATCGCCGGCGTAGAGGGTTTCGGGGATATAAATGCCGGCCTCGCGATAAACCCGGTTCAGCGGCTCGACCGCGCCATGGCTGAGGATCGGCCCGATGCTGGCGTCGATGCCATGCAGGATGCGCTGGGCTTTGCCGAAGGAATAACAGAACAACACACTGGCTTTGCCGGCGGCAATATTGCCCCTCCACCAGTCGTTGATCCCGGCGAAGATCTGCGCCTGGGGCTGCCAACGGTAGATCGGCAGGCCAAAGGTGGATTCGGTGATAAAGGTATGGCAACGCACCGGTTCGAAGGGCGCGCAGGTGCCGTCCGGTTCCACTTTGTAGTCGCCGGACGCCACCCAGACTTCGCCCTGGTACTCGAGGCGCACCTGGGCCGAGCCGAGTACATGCCCGGCTGGGTGGAAGCTCAGGGTCACGCCGTGGTGGACGAGTTTTTCGCCATAGGCCAGGGTTTGCAGGTTGATGTCCTGGCCCAGGCGCGAGCGCAGGATGCCTTCGCCAGGGGCGGCAGCCAAATAGTGTTGATTGCCCGTGCGGGCGTGGTCGCCATGGGCGTGGGTGATGACGGAGCGTTCCACCGGGCGCCAAGGATCGATGTAGAAATCTCCGGCGGGGCAGTAGAGGCCTTCGGGCCGGGCGATGACAAGGTCCATGGGCTGACCGGGGCGATGGGCTTATCAGGTATGAGGCGGGGGCGAGCGCAGAAGTTCTATCTGAATGCATGTGGGCCAAATGTGGGACGGGGCAAGCCCTAGTTATGGCTTTTTGTAGGAGCGAGCTTGCTCGCGAAAAACTCACAGGCGCCGCGTTCATTCAGGAAGCACGCGTTATCGTTGACGTTTTTCGCGAGCAAGCTCGCTCCTACAGGAGGCGATGCACGCTTAACTGACCAAGCCCCCTCCCACATTTGGATCCGGTTTCAGCAGGTGGAAGTCAGGTCACTTGCCTGGGGTCAGGGTCAACCTGGCCTTCCCATATACCTTCTCGAAGTTCTGCGGCTGCATCGGGAAGCTCAGGTATTGCGCCTTGAGCGACGGGTCGATGCCGTTGGCGTAGTTCGGGCTTGCCGGGTTGCCGGATTGGCCGATGCCACCCTGGCCCATCATCGGCTCCACCTGGCCGAAGTCGACGATCATGCGCAGCGCCGGCACCTGGGTGGTGTTGAAGTCCTGGCCCCAGCTGTACGGTGCCGGGTTCAAGGTGTTGTGGTCGCCACCGGACGCCAGTGGGCCGCGAATCACTTGGCCACTGGTGTTTTTCCAGGTGGTGCTGTGCAGCTTGCCCCACTGCCAGGTCTTGTGGTCAGCACCCAGTTGGCTCTCGCCAGCGCTGATCGCGGCGGCCAGGCTGCGGGCGAGGATGGCGGGTTTGTCTTCTTTCTGCGCGGTGCGCACGTCGTCCCAGAACGGGCTGTCTTCGCGGCCCAGCAGGTGGTCGGCCTGGGCGGCATAGGACAGGTTGGCGTTGCTGACAAAGGCTTTCCAACTGGCGCTGTTTTCCGGCCCCAGTTCGTCGAGGAATATCTGCCGGGTGCTTTCCTGCAGAAACAGTTCGTAGAGCGCCGCGTCGGCGGACGTCGACACCAGGCGGCCGTCGAAGGCCATCAGGCGCGTCAGTGCTTCCCGTGCCTTGGCCTGGTCGGCCGCCGGCAACGCATCAATCGCCTGCTTCAATGGCTGGGCCATACCCGGCGCCTGGAACATGGTCTTGAGCTTGGCGGCAAAGGTGGTGGTCTGGTCGTATTGCATGGCGATCATGCTGCGGCTGTCGTGCTTGCCCGCATTGGCCAGTTGCGCCAGGCGCTCGCTGCGCTCCGGCGCATCCCAGGAGTTGGACAGCTGCATGCCGTAGCCGCGCGGCGCGGTGCGTTGGTTGGCGGTGCCGATCCAGCCTTGGGCCGGGTCCTGGTCATAGGGGTGCAGCATCGCGTCGGCGTAACCGTCCCAGTCAAAGCGCGTATCCCAGCCGGGCGAGGGCAGCAGGCCTTCGCCTTCGCGGCGGTTGGGGAAGCGGCCGGTGACCTGCCAGCCAATGCTGCCGGCGTCGGCGAAGACCATGTTCAAGGCAATGGCGCGAATGTTCCGGGTTGCGTCCGAGGCCTTGCCGGCGTTTTGCGCGCGGGACAGGTCGAAGAACGCGTCGAGGCTCTTGTCATCCTTGAAGTCGGCGGTTTGCAGGGCCAGGCCAAAACCGCTGGTCAGGGCCTGGCTGCTGTTGAGCAGGGCGCCGTGGCGGGTTTCGTACACCACTTCGCGAATCGAGCGTTGACCCTTGACGAAGAAGGTTTCATTACGCACCGCTGCCGGCAGCCATTTTCCGTTGTTCTCGTAGTACAGCGCGCTGCCCTGGCGTTTGACCTTCTCCAGGAACAGGTCCTGGGTATCGCCCTTGACCGTGCTCATGCTCCACGCCACGTTGCCGTTGAAACCGGACAACAGGGTCGGCAGGCCGGCAATCGAGGCGCCGACGGCCTGGTATTTCGGTGCGCGAATCTGCACGTAGTTCCACGGCGACGGTGCTTGCGGCTGGGCGGCGAGGTCGCCTGCCAGCAGGCTCTTGCCGCTGCGACTGCGTTGCGGGCCGATGGCCCAGTTGCTCGACGTGGTAACCGCCAGCGAGTTGAGGCTGCTCAATTGCTGGCTGACCGTGTCCAGCCCGGCCAGGCCGGTGATCTGGCTGAGGTTCACGCCCTTGAGTTTCTCGGCTTCGGCCAGGGGGATCGGCTCATCCGGCGCACTCGGTGTCAGCCAGGCGAGTTTGTCCACGCCGACCTTTTGCGCCAGCAGCAACGACGCCAGCTCTTCCTGCAGGTTGGCCGACTCGCTGAAATTCAGCAGGCAGAACAGCAGCGCCGAATCCTCCGGCTTCCAGTACTCAGGCTTGTAGCCGGTCTGGGCCAGATCCGGCGGCAGCTTGTCGCGGTAGCGGAACAGGTAGGCGTTGACGCCACGGGCATACACTTCGAAGAAGCGCTTGAGGCGCGGCGACGAGGCGTTATACAGCTCGCCGGCGCTTTTCTTCAGGTTGACCGCGCGCATGAAGCGGTCCACATCCAGCACCTCAGGGCCGGACATTTCAGCCAGGCGGCCCTGGGCCAGCAGGCGCAGGGTGACCATCTGGGTGATGCGGTCACTGGCGTGCACATAACCCAGGCTGAACAGTGCGTCGTGGAAGGTATTGCTTTCGATCAGCGGCATGCCTTGGGCGTTGCGGCGTATCGAAACATTCTGTGCGAGGCCCTTGATCGGCTGCACGCCGGCCACTGGCGGCAGGGTGTCCTGGGTGCTCTGGAGCTGGCAACCGGCCAGGCTTAATGCACTGGCCACTGCCGCGGCAACGCCGAACCGGGGAAGAAAATGTGAGAGGGCTGGCGAGGCCATGGCAAAGCTCCTGCGGGGGGTAGCGTCAGTAAAGGCGCTACGTTAGTGAGCGCGGTGAAACGACGCAAGCAGGAGTTTGGGTAAACCGTTAGATCTTGAGTCGCATCGCCTCTCTCACCTGTTGACCGCGTACGACTTCAGGTCAGGATTTAGGCGGATTGACCTTTTGGACTAATTCATACGCCCGAACCGTCGCTGGCCGTTCCTTGATGCTATTGAACCAGCGCTGAACGTGTGGGAAATCTTCCAGGCGCTGGCTCTGCCACTTGTGGGAAACGATCCACGGATAGATCGCCATATCGGCAATGCTGTAGTCCTCACCCGCCACGAACGCACGGTCCGCCAAACGGCGGTCCAGCACACTGTATAGACGGGCGGTTTCATCTACGTAGCGCTTGATCGCGTAGGGGATTTTCTCCGGGGCAAACTGGCTGAAATGATGGTTCTGGCCCGCCATCGGCCCGAGACCGCCCATTTGCCAGAACAACCATTGCAGCGCTTCCTGGCGACTGCGCAGGTTTTTTGGAATGAACTGGCCGGTTTTTTCCGCGAGGTACAGTAGGATCGCGCCGGATTCAAACAGCGAAATCGGCGCGCCGCCGTCGCTCGGGTTCTGATCGACGATGGCCGGGATGCGGTTGTTGGGGGCAATCTTCAGGAAGTCTGGCTTGAACTGGTCGCCCTGGCCAATGTTGATCGGGTGCACTTTGTAGGGCAGGCCGGCTTCTTCCAGGAACAGCGATACTTTGTGACCGTTGGGGGTGGTCCAGTAATACAGGTCGATCATGAAGCTCTCCAAAAGTGGTGATGCTTGAGCGAATGCCTGTAGGTATAGGTAAAGGTGGGAGGGGGAAAATTCAATCAAACATTTGCGCCTACCCTTAGACGCTTTCGATTTGGAATGCGATGCAGCTGTGGAAGGGAGCGAACTCCCTCACACAGGGGCCTTCAGAGCGATTTACGCCCCGTGGCACTTCTTGAATTTTTTCTCACTGCCGCACGGGCAAGGATCGTTGCGACCAACGTCCTTCAATGCATTGCGCACCGGCTCCTGGTGAGCGTGGCCGCAGTTCGGGCCGTGGACATGGCCGTGGTCGTGATCATGGTGATCATGATCGTGGTTGCAGTCAGGACCATGGACATGGGGTTGCTGAGTCATCGATGTCGCTCCGGAATAAAATCGCCGGGGATTATCTCGCCATTGTGGTTCACCTGCACGTCATAACCGATGAATAATCCGGTTTTCAGTTCACCCTCCAGACGATACGGCACAGGCTGGTCGGGTTTTTTCAGCATCTGCACCACATCGCGGATCTGCGGCCAGAGGTTGGTGCGCACCGACACCTTGAAAAATGCATGGCCCTTGGGCGGTACCGTCAGCCATTCATTGGACTCGCCTTCGGTGAGCACAAAATCATCCAGGGTGACCTTGTAGATCAGCCCACGCACGGTCAGGTCCGAGTCGTCGCGGTTATCCACGCGAAAGTACAGCTTGAATTTCTGCTCCAGCAGCTTGGCCCGCACCACTTCGACTTTCACCAGGGAAACGTGCGGCGGGGGCGAATCGTCTTCGAACCAGGAGGCGCAACCGGTCATGCCGAAGGTTAACGCCAGCATCAAGCTGCAGATCCGAAGCATGGCGTGAGTCCTGTGGTGGTTAGAGATAGCTGGAACAACACTTCTTGAATTTTTGCCCACTGCCGCAAAGGCACGCATCGTTGCGTCCGGTTTTCACTTCCACCGTGGGGTCGATGAAGTACCAGCGCCCTTCATTCTGTACGAAAGAAGACTGCTCGCGGTGGCTATGTTCGCCAGTGCTGTCATGCCAGCGTGCGGTGAAGGTCACGAAGGCGTGTTCCGGCTGGCCGCCGAACACCTCGGAACTTTCAACTTCCAGGCCGAGCCAGGTGCTCTGGGCGCTCCAGGCGGCGATGGCCTCACGGTCCAGGCCGGCCTGTTGCGCGGGCAACGTGGTTGCGACCAGATAATCCACCAGGCCCAGCACATAGGCGCTGTAGCGTGAACGCATCAGGGCGCTGGCGCAGGGGACCGGGTGCCCGGCGTGATAATGACCGCAGCAGGCATCCAGCAGGTTGCCACTGCCGCAGGGGCAAATGGATGTACTCATCGGGTTACCACCAATACTTTCCGAAGTTTTCCGGGTTGGCCCAGAAACGGGCGTTGAGCCAGTCCGGCACCTGTTTATAGTCAAGCAGATCGTAGGTAAACAGCGTCAGCACCTGCTCGTCGCGCTGGAAACGCTCGCCGGCTTGGAGGGCCAGGGAGAAAAAGTCGGTTTCCTTCCAGCCGCAGGCGCCCAGGTCCACCAGCACCGCAATGCGGCTGGCGTTGAGGTTGCGGATGCCGCCGAGCAAGGTCAGGCCTTGGGGTTTTGGCAGGTACTCGAGGCAATCGACCACCAGCGCCAGGTCAAAACGCTGGGCCGCCAGCGCTTGCGGCAATGGCCCTGGCGCGGCGCAGAACACCTGGGTGTCAGGGTGCGCGTCCTTAAAGGCGTCCAGCGCCGGGAACTGGCTGGCACCCAACAGCAACAGGCGTTTGGGCTGGTGCAGATCGAGCAAGGCGGCCAGCGCTTGCTGGGGAGTACGGGCAGAAATACCAGCGGTCATCAGAGATCCTCACATCAGGACCATAGAGACTAGCGCGGCTGAGCGTGCGGGCCTAGAGCGGGTGGCTGCGAAAAGTCCTACGTGGGCGGCGATCCCCAATGAATACGGGGGCTTGGCGTAGTGGCGCAGTTGAAAAGAGCGGTCTTTACTCCACCCATCGGCCCCCGCCGATCCCCTCAGGAGAAAGTCAGATGAGCATCATGCGGACAGCTCTACCCTTGGTTCTGCTAACCGGAGTATTGACAGGTTGCGCAGGCTTGCAAAAAACCGATTGGCCTACCTGTGCCGCTGTTGGCGGTGTGACCGGTGCGGCGATCGGTGCGACTGAAAGCTCGGCCTACGCAGGCTATGGCGCGTTGCTGGTCGGCGGTATGGCCGGCGCCTATTGCTGGGTGCACGGCGATGGCGACGAAGATGGCGATGGCGTGCCGGACAGCCGCGACAAGTGCCCGGGCACCCCGAAAGGTGTGCAGGTCGACGCCAATGGTTGCCCTCCGGCGCCGCCAGCGGCGGTGGTCGAGGAGGTGGTCGTGGTCAAGGAAGAAACCATCGTGATCCGCGATGTGCACTTCCAGTTCGACTCGGCCAAGTTGACGGCAGCGGATAAAACCAAACTCGACACCATTGCCACGCGCCTGAAACAGGAAGCCCCGAGCGCCCAGCTACGGGTCAGTGGTCACACCGACAGCGTCGGTAAAGACGCCTACAACCAGAAACTCTCGGAAAAACGTGCCCATTCGGTCACCGATTACCTGATCGGCGCCGGGGTGCCCCGCAGTGCCTTTGTGTCTGTCACCGGGGCGGGCGAAAGCCATCCGGTCGCCGACAACAAGACCGCTGAAGGCCGCGCCCTGAACCGCCGTACGGAAATCCAGATCAACCGCTGACAGCCCTTGCCCCTGTGGGATCCACAGGGGCATTGCCGGCCACCCTCGCTTGAACCGCTCCCTCTCAAGTTTTTTGAACCTTCACTGGCAAATCGCCTGTAGAAGTCGTTACTGTGCGTCCAAAGAAAAATTTGAAAACACTCAGGAGCCCCATGATGCGTAAGGTTTTTCTGTTGGCCCTGTTGGTCAGCCCCGTTGCCCTGGCCCAGAGCGTCAGTGTCGAAACGAACTCATTGATGCGCCTTCCCTCCAGCACCAGTGTGTTGCAACTGGAGCGCCTGGACGTGGCGGACTACGGCACGTTGCTGATTCCGGCCACCATCAGCCAGGTCACGGTGGATGAACTGCACCTGGGCCGCGACGCACGCATCGCGATTGTTCCTGGCAATACCGCGCTGCAATTGCAGGTGCGGCATGCGCACCTTGAGCATGGCAGCCAGATCACCTCGCGCGGTGCCCCCGGTACCCATGAAAAACCGGCCAAGGCCGGGCGTGACCTGACCTTGCGCATCAACGCGCTGACGGCTGAAGAACTCTCGGTGGATGCCCGTGGCGGCGCCGGTGCCCAAGGGTATGCCGGGCTGGATGGCGCCAATGGCGTGGATCCTGGGTGTACCTGGGGCTCGGCGGGGCGCGGTTTCAATGGCGATAACGGCGGCGATGGCCTGCCGGGTGGGGCGGGTGCACAGGTTCGCGTGGAATTGCCGAAGGACTTCCCGGCGGAACACATCAAGGTCTGGGTGGATGGCGGTGCTGGCGGTTTGGCCGGTACGGCCGGCAAGCCGGGCAAAGGCGGGGAGTCCAAAGGCTGCCTGGTGTACCGCGCCGATGGTGGCGAGAAGGGCCGCCCAGGGTTGGAAGGGCAGCCGGGGCCAGCTGGGCCTGCGGGTACCGTGACTATTCAGCGGCTCTAAGTTCTAAAGAGCTGCAAGCTGCAAGCTGCAAGCTGCAAGCTGCAAGCTGCAAGCTGCAAGCTTCAAGCTTGCAGCTTGTGGCTGTACTCAAAACATCGGCCGAGCCGATGCAATCGCCACCACCACCAACCCCACGATCAGGTTGATCCCCACCAGCTTGCGAATCTGCCCCAGTGCAGCCGCACCCGCCGGCCAATCCTCAGCCGTCACCGCCGCCTTCAGCTGCGGAAACTTCAGCGCCTGGATGCGGATAAACAACGCCGTCATCACCAGATACAAACCCATCATCACCTGCACATAGCGCGGTGCGCTTTCAAACCCGCTGAACCGTAGGTGCAGCAGGCCGACGCCGCTGATCGGCAAAACCAGCACTGCCACCCATACCCACACGAAAAAACGTTGAAACACATTGGCCCACAGCTTGAGTCGGGCAGGGCCCTCAAGGGCCGCCATAGCGGCGGGGCGCAGGATCATCCAGGCGAAAAACATGCCGCCGACCCAGATCAGGGCGGCCAATACATGCAGGGTGTAAACGAGGCTAAACGCGGTCATTGTGGTACTCCGTTCTGCGCGGGATTAATTAGCGGGGTATGATAGCTGCCGATCCGAACCACTGAAAATTTATCCAGCGTTTTTTGCGCCCGACTATCCATGATCAGCACTGAACTCAAAACCACGATCCAGGGCGCCTACACGCGTTTTCTCGAAGCCAAGAGCTTGAAACCGCGCTACGGCCAACGCCTGATGATCGCCGAAGTGGCCAAGGTCCTCGGGGATATCGACACCGATGACGAAGGCCGCCGCGAAGGTGAGCCCGCCGTCGTGGCCGTCGAAGCCGGCACCGGTACCGGCAAGACCGTGGCCTATAGCCTGGCTGCGATCCCGACCGCGAAGGCCGCCGGCAAGCGCCTGGTGATCGCCACTGCCACTGTCGCCCTGCAGGAGCAGATCGTCTACAAAGACCTGCCCGACCTGATGCGCAACAGCGGCCTGAACTTCACCTTCGCCCTGGCCAAGGGCCGTGGCCGCTACATGTGCCTGTCCAAGCTCGACGTGCTGCTGCAGGAAGGCCACGCGCAAACCGCCACGGCGTCGCTGTTCGAGGAAGAAGGCTTCAAGATCGAAGTGGATGAGGTCAGCCAGAAGCTGTTTACCAGCATGATCGAGAAACTGGCCGGCAATAAATGGGACGGCGACCGCGACAGCTGGCCCACCGCCCTCGAAGATGCCGACTGGGCACGCCTGACCACCGACCACAGCCAGTGCACCAACCGCCATTGCCCCAACTTTGGCCAGTGCGCCTTCTACAAGGCCCGCGAAGGCATGGGCAAGGTCGACGTGATCGTTACCAACCACGATATGGTCCTGGCCGACCTGGCCCTGGGCGGCGGTGCCGTGTTGCCGGACCCGCGTGACACCCTTTACGTGTTCGACGAAGGCCATCACCTGCCCGACAAGGCTATCGGCCACTTCGCCCACTACACGCGCCTGCGCTCCACCGCCGATTGGCTGGAAACCACCGCGAAGAATCTCACCAAATTGCTCGCCCAGCACCCGCTGCCCGGCGATTTGGGCAAGCTGATCGAACAGGTGCCGGAGCTGGCGCGGGAGATCAAGACCCAGCAACAGTTCATGTTCAGCGCCTGCGAACAGGTGGCCGACTTCAAGCCCGGCGAAGATGTGGAAGGCCGTGAGCGCCCGCGCCACCGTTTTGTCGGTGGGATGATCCCCGAGCATATGCGCGAAATGGGCATCGAGCTGAAGAAAGGCTTTTCCCGTCTTACCGACCTGTTCACCCGCCTGACTGACTTGCTCAAGGAAGGCATGGACGGTGAGGTCAACATCGGCATCGCCAGCAACCAGGCCGAGGAATGGTATCCGCTGTTCGGCAGCCTGTTGTCCCGTTCCCAGGGCAACTGGGAGCTGTGGACGGCCTTTACCGTCGAAGACCCCGAAGACAACCCGCCCATGGCCCGCTGGCTGACCCTGTCGGAAAGCGGTGCGTTGTTTGATATCGAGGTCAACGCCAGCCCGATCCTTGCCGCCGAGATGCTACGCCGCAACCTGTGGAACGTGGCGTACGGCTGCCTGGTGACCTCCGCCACGCTGACCGCCCTGGGCACCTTCGACCGCTTCCGCATGCGCGCGGGCTTGCCGAAAAAGGCCGTCACGGCGGTGGTGCCAAGCCCGTTCCATCATGCCGACGCCGGTGTGCTGCGGGTGCCCGATCTCAAGGCCGATCCACGGGATGCGCCGGCGCACACCGCTGCGATCATCCGCGACCTGCCCTCCCTGGTGGAAGGTTCGCGCGGCACCCTGGTGTTGTTCTCGTCGCGCAAACAGATGCAGGACGTGTTCGACGGCCTCGACCGCGACTGGCGCAAGCAGGTGTTTATCCAGGGCAACCTGTCCAAGCAGGAAACCCTGAACAAGCACAAGGCGCGTGTCGATGGCGGGGATTCCAGCGTGCTGTTCGGCCTGGCGAGTTTCGCCGAAGGCGTGGACTTGCCCGGCGCCTACTGCGAACACGTGGTGATCGCCAAGATCCCGTTCTCGGTGCCGGATGATCCGGTCGAGGCCGCATTGGCCGAATGGATCGAAGCGCGGGGCGGTAACCCGTTCATGGAGATCTCGGTGCCGGATGCTTCCTTGAAGCTGGTGCAGGCCTGCGGTCGCTTGCTGCGTACCGAGGAAGACCGGGGCACCATCACCTTGCTCGACCGCCGCCTGGTGACCCAGCGCTACGGCAAGGCGATCCTGAATGCGTTGCCGCCCTTCCGGCGCGAAATTTCTTAAGCCATCGTGGGCGAATTCGCCCACTTCGTGGTCTATCTCACTGCTATCGATTTATGTCATCAGGCTATTTACCGGCCGTTTGGGAGAACCTTGTTCGTATGATTCGCACGCTGCCCGCCCTTTTTGCCCTGCTGTTCACTGCGCCGTTGATGGCCGCGCCCGCGGGGCAACAGACATTGTTCAACTTCGTCCGGCCTGCCGATGTGGTCAAGGTGGCGACCCAGGACGCCAGCCTGCCGCAATACAACGCCGAACAAACCCCCGAAGGCGAGGTGTTGCGTCGCATCACCTTCAACCCGGCCGCCGAGCCGAGCCTGGTGCTCAGCCCACAGGCCGGTGCCTGGGATTGGTCGCAGTCCGGCGCCATGAGCCTGCGTATCCAGAGTGCCATGGACTGGGCGCTGACCCTCTACGTCAAGGTGCAGAGCAGCGATGGCAAGACCCTGGTCAGCCGCATCGACCTGCCGGCCGGCCCCGCCCAGACCTTGCTGGTCCCGCTGCAAGCCAACTCGCCGTTGAGCCAGGGCATGAAGGCCGGCCCGCCGATGCCGATCAGCGTGGATGGCCAGCGCGTGTTGCTGGCCAGCAGCGCCGGCGAGATCGACCGTAGCCAGGTGGTCTCGGTGACCCTGTCGATGATCAAGCCCAACGCCGCGCAAAGCATCCTGCTGGAACGCTTTGGTGTGCAGGACAGCGAGCCGGTGCTGAAGGCGGCCTACAGCGAACTGGTGGATACCTATGGCCAGTCCACCCGCGCGCGCTGGCCGGAAAAGATCAGCAGCGACGAACAGCTCAAGGCGGCCGCGGCAAAGGAGCAAACCCAACTGCAGGGCTGGCTGGCCGCGCGTGATAAATCCGCATTGGACACGTTCGGCGGCTGGAACAAAGGGCCGGCGTTCAAGGCCAGTGGCTTTTTCCGCACCGAAAAGCGTGACGGTCGCTGGTACCTGGTGACTCCGGAAGGCCATCCGTTCTATTCCCTGGGTGTCAATACCGTGGCCCCGGACAACAGCCAGACCTACGTGGCCGGTCGTGAGTGGATGTTCGCGGCGCTGCCAAAGGCCGGTGAACCCTTCGACAAGTACTACGGCAGCGGCGATAACCGCACCGGCAATGGTGCGGGTGAAGGTCGTGGCTTTGCTGCCGGGCGTTGGTACGATTTCTACGGCGCCAACCTGCAGCGTACTTATGGCGGCGAAGGATTTGACCAGAAACGCTGGGTGACCCATACCCTTGATCGCCTGCAAGCCTGGGGTTTCAATACCGTCGGCAACTGGAGCGACGGCGCGTTGGCCACTGCCGATCGTGTGCCGTACACCTTGCCGCTGTCGATCGTCGGCGACTACGCCAGTATCAGCACCGGCACCGACTGGTGGGGCGGCATGCCCGATCCGTTCGATCCGCGTTTCGCCATGGCGACCGAGCGCGCGGTGGCCATTGCCGCCCGCGACCACCGCGACGACCCCTGGCTGATCGGCTTCTTTGCCGATAACGAACTGGCCTGGGCCGGCCCCGGCGATGATCCGAAATCCCGCTACGCCCTGGCCTACGGCACCTTGCGCATGACCACCGACGTACCGGCCAAGCGCGCGTTCCTCAAGCAATTGCGTGACAAGTATCGCAACGAGCAAGGCCTGTCGAAAGCCTGGGGCATCGAGTTGGCGGGGTGGGAGCTGATGGAAGACCCGGGCTTCGAACCGCCGATGCCCAACCCTGAGCACCCGGAAATCGAAGCTGACTTCAAATACTTCCAGAAGACCTTCGCCGATGCCTACTTCAAGACCATCTCCGACTCGCTGAAATGGCACGCACCCAACCAACTGCTGCTGGGCGGGCGTTATGCGGTGAGTACGCCTGAAGCCGTGGCGTCGTGCGCGCAGTATTGCGATGTGCTGAGCTTCAACATGTACACGCTCAAACCCCAGGACGGCTATGACTTTGCCGCGCTGCGCGCCCTGGACAAACCGGTGTTGATCACTGAATTCAACTTCGGCTCTGCGGACCGTGGCCCGTTCTGGGGCGGCGTGACCCAGTTGCCTAGGGAAGAAGAGCGTGGCGTGGCATATGCCAACTTCCTCAAGCAAGCCATGGCCGAGCCTTCCATTGTCGGCGTGCACTGGTTCCAGTACCTGGACCAGCCGGTGACCGGCCGTTTGCTGGACGGTGAAAACGGCCACTTCGGCCTGGTGGGCATCACTGACGTACCGTTCCAGGGGTTCGTCGACAGTGTGCGTAGAAGCAACCTGGCGGCGGTGGATCAACTGGGCAAGGAAGCGGAAAAGGCCAAGGCCGCCAGCACGGTTCATGAAAGCGAAGGCAGCAAACCTGGACGTGAGGGCAAAGGCCCGGGACAGGGCGCCGGACACGCCGGTGGGCATTCGGGAAATGGTCATTGATTCATTGTTGACGGGTTCACAAATCCCACAATGGCTGGAACAATGTCGGCCACTTTTTACGGTGTTTTCCTAGGGGGCTTAGGTGCAGGTTCAGGGTCATTACGAGCTCCAGTTCGAAGCGGTGCGTGAAGCGTTCGCCGCGTTGTTCGATGACCCGCAGGAGCGTGGCGCCGGGCTCTGCATCCAGGTCGGCGGCGAAACCGTCGTTGACCTGTGGGCCGGTACCGCCGACAAGGACGGTACCGAGGCCTGGCACAGCGACACCCTCGTCAACCTGTTTTCCTGCACCAAGACCTTCACCGCTGTCACGGCCCTGCAACTGGTGGCCGAGGGCAAGTTGCAATTGGACGCGCCAGTGGCCAGGTACTGGCCTGAGTTCGCTGCTGCCGGTAAGGAAAACATTACGCTGCGCCAATTGCTCTGCCATCAGGCGGGGTTGCCGGCAATCCGCGAGATGCTGCCCACCGAAGCCTTGTACGACT is from Pseudomonas marginalis and encodes:
- a CDS encoding penicillin acylase family protein, which gives rise to MASPALSHFLPRFGVAAAVASALSLAGCQLQSTQDTLPPVAGVQPIKGLAQNVSIRRNAQGMPLIESNTFHDALFSLGYVHASDRITQMVTLRLLAQGRLAEMSGPEVLDVDRFMRAVNLKKSAGELYNASSPRLKRFFEVYARGVNAYLFRYRDKLPPDLAQTGYKPEYWKPEDSALLFCLLNFSESANLQEELASLLLAQKVGVDKLAWLTPSAPDEPIPLAEAEKLKGVNLSQITGLAGLDTVSQQLSSLNSLAVTTSSNWAIGPQRSRSGKSLLAGDLAAQPQAPSPWNYVQIRAPKYQAVGASIAGLPTLLSGFNGNVAWSMSTVKGDTQDLFLEKVKRQGSALYYENNGKWLPAAVRNETFFVKGQRSIREVVYETRHGALLNSSQALTSGFGLALQTADFKDDKSLDAFFDLSRAQNAGKASDATRNIRAIALNMVFADAGSIGWQVTGRFPNRREGEGLLPSPGWDTRFDWDGYADAMLHPYDQDPAQGWIGTANQRTAPRGYGMQLSNSWDAPERSERLAQLANAGKHDSRSMIAMQYDQTTTFAAKLKTMFQAPGMAQPLKQAIDALPAADQAKAREALTRLMAFDGRLVSTSADAALYELFLQESTRQIFLDELGPENSASWKAFVSNANLSYAAQADHLLGREDSPFWDDVRTAQKEDKPAILARSLAAAISAGESQLGADHKTWQWGKLHSTTWKNTSGQVIRGPLASGGDHNTLNPAPYSWGQDFNTTQVPALRMIVDFGQVEPMMGQGGIGQSGNPASPNYANGIDPSLKAQYLSFPMQPQNFEKVYGKARLTLTPGK
- a CDS encoding ligase-associated DNA damage response exonuclease, translated to MDLVIARPEGLYCPAGDFYIDPWRPVERSVITHAHGDHARTGNQHYLAAAPGEGILRSRLGQDINLQTLAYGEKLVHHGVTLSFHPAGHVLGSAQVRLEYQGEVWVASGDYKVEPDGTCAPFEPVRCHTFITESTFGLPIYRWQPQAQIFAGINDWWRGNIAAGKASVLFCYSFGKAQRILHGIDASIGPILSHGAVEPLNRVYREAGIYIPETLYAGDFKKTDPLLRQALIIAPPSAGGSSWIKRFGDYSDAFASGWMRLRGTRRRRGVDRGFVLSDHADWPGLLWAIEQTGAERVMVTHGSVGVLVRHLREKGLDAQGFTTEYGDDEEEATA
- a CDS encoding glutathione S-transferase N-terminal domain-containing protein; protein product: MIDLYYWTTPNGHKVSLFLEEAGLPYKVHPINIGQGDQFKPDFLKIAPNNRIPAIVDQNPSDGGAPISLFESGAILLYLAEKTGQFIPKNLRSRQEALQWLFWQMGGLGPMAGQNHHFSQFAPEKIPYAIKRYVDETARLYSVLDRRLADRAFVAGEDYSIADMAIYPWIVSHKWQSQRLEDFPHVQRWFNSIKERPATVRAYELVQKVNPPKS
- a CDS encoding LEA type 2 family protein → MLRICSLMLALTFGMTGCASWFEDDSPPPHVSLVKVEVVRAKLLEQKFKLYFRVDNRDDSDLTVRGLIYKVTLDDFVLTEGESNEWLTVPPKGHAFFKVSVRTNLWPQIRDVVQMLKKPDQPVPYRLEGELKTGLFIGYDVQVNHNGEIIPGDFIPERHR
- a CDS encoding SEC-C metal-binding domain-containing protein; the protein is MTQQPHVHGPDCNHDHDHHDHDHGHVHGPNCGHAHQEPVRNALKDVGRNDPCPCGSEKKFKKCHGA
- a CDS encoding OmpA family protein, whose translation is MSIMRTALPLVLLTGVLTGCAGLQKTDWPTCAAVGGVTGAAIGATESSAYAGYGALLVGGMAGAYCWVHGDGDEDGDGVPDSRDKCPGTPKGVQVDANGCPPAPPAAVVEEVVVVKEETIVIRDVHFQFDSAKLTAADKTKLDTIATRLKQEAPSAQLRVSGHTDSVGKDAYNQKLSEKRAHSVTDYLIGAGVPRSAFVSVTGAGESHPVADNKTAEGRALNRRTEIQINR
- a CDS encoding YchJ family protein; the protein is MSTSICPCGSGNLLDACCGHYHAGHPVPCASALMRSRYSAYVLGLVDYLVATTLPAQQAGLDREAIAAWSAQSTWLGLEVESSEVFGGQPEHAFVTFTARWHDSTGEHSHREQSSFVQNEGRWYFIDPTVEVKTGRNDACLCGSGQKFKKCCSSYL
- a CDS encoding DUF6231 family protein translates to MTAGISARTPQQALAALLDLHQPKRLLLLGASQFPALDAFKDAHPDTQVFCAAPGPLPQALAAQRFDLALVVDCLEYLPKPQGLTLLGGIRNLNASRIAVLVDLGACGWKETDFFSLALQAGERFQRDEQVLTLFTYDLLDYKQVPDWLNARFWANPENFGKYWW